The following are encoded in a window of Platichthys flesus chromosome 19, fPlaFle2.1, whole genome shotgun sequence genomic DNA:
- the rab27b gene encoding ras-related protein Rab-27B, protein MTDGDYDYLIKLLALGDSGVGKTTFLYRYTDNKFNPKFITTVGIDFREKRVVYTASNPNGTTTGKTFKVHLQLWDTAGQERFRSLTTAFFRDAMGFLLMFDLTSQQSFLNVRNWMSQLQANAYCENPDIVLVGNKADLADQREVQEKQAKELADKYGIPYFETSAATGAEVDKAVITLLDLVMKRMEQCVDKPPVEPANGNGATKLSEAPPNEKKCAC, encoded by the exons ATGACTGATGGGGATTATGACTACCTGATAAAACTCCTTGCCCTGGGGGACTCCGGCGTGGGGAAGACCACCTTCCTGTACCGATACACAGACAACAAGTTCAACCCCAAGTTCATCACCACAGTCGGCATCGACTTCAGGGAAAAGAGAGTG gTGTACACGGCGTCCAACCCCAATGGGACGACCACAGGGAAGACCTTCAAGGTTCACCTCCAGCTATGGGACACGGCCGGACAGGAGAG GTTCCGCAGCCTGACGACGGCGTTCTTCAGAGACGCCATGGGCTTCCTGCTGATGTTCGATCTCACCAGCCAGCAGAGTTTCCTCAACGTCCGAAACTGGATGA GTCAGTTACAGGCCAACGCCTACTGTGAGAACCCAGATATCGTGCTGGTGGGGAACAAGGCCGACCTGGCCGACCAGCGGGAGGTTCAGGAGAAACAGGCCAAAGAGCTGGCCGACAAATACGG GATCCCGTACTTTGAGACGAGCGCAGCCACGGGGGCGGAGGTGGACAAGGCGGTGATCACGCTGCTGGACCTGGTCATGAAGAGGATGGAGCAGTGCGTGGACAAGCCGCCGGTCGAGCCCGCCAACGGCAACGGGGCCACAAAGCTCAGCGAAGCACCGCCCAACGAGAAGAAGTGTGCGTGTTAG